The Klebsiella africana sequence CCTGCCGACGCGGAAAGCTATGGCAACGCGATCTACATCGCTAACCACCAGAACAACTATGATATGGTGACGGCGTCGAATATCGTGCAGGCTCCGACGGTCACCGTCGGTAAAAAGAGCCTGCTGTGGATCCCGTTCTTTGGCCAACTGTACTGGCTGACCGGTAATCTGCTGATTGACCGTAATAATCGAACCAAAGCGCACGGCACCATTGCCGAGGTCGTCAACGCCTTTAAAAAGCGTAAAATTTCGTTCTGGATGTTCCCGGAAGGGACCCGCAGCCGCGGCCGCGGCCTACTGCCGTTTAAAACCGGCGCCTTTCACGCGGCTATTGCCGCCGGGGTACCCATTATTCCGGTGTGTGTCTCGAATACATCGAATAAAATAAAGCTCAATCGCTGGAATAACGGTCTGGTGATTGTGGAAATGCTGCCGCCGGTGGATACCACTCAGTTCGGTAAAGACAACGTGCGCGCGCTGGCGACGCATTGCCGCGAACTGATGGCCGCCAAAATTGCTGAGCTGGACAACGAAGTGGCTGAGCGCGAAGCGGCCGGAAAGCAATAAAACAGGAAACGCCGCCAACGCGTGCGTATTGCTGGCGGGAAACGAATTCCCTTTTTCATTTGTCAGTATGTCATGGAGTTAATATGTCACTCAGTCGGCGTCAGTTTATTAAGGCTTCCGGCGTAGCGCTGTGCGCTGGCGCCGCGCCGCTGAAGGCCCATGCCGCCGGCCAGCAGCCTGCGCTGCCGGTTCCGCCGCTGCTGGAATCCCGTCGCGGCCAGCCGCTATTCCTGACGCTGCAGCGTTCGCACTGGTCATTTACCCCTGGCACCCGCACCCCTGTCTGGGGGATCAATGGCCGCTATATGGGGCCAACGATCCGCGTCTGGAACGGGGACGACGTCAAGCTTATCTACAGCAACCGGCTGACGGAGAACGTGGCGATGACCATCCGCGGTCTGCAGGTGCCTGGCCCGCTGATTGGCGGCGCGGCGCGCATGATGTCGCCGAACGCCGACTGGGCGCCAGTGCTGCCTATCCGCCAGAGCGCGGCGACGCTGTGGTATCAGGCCAACACGCCGAACCGAATGGCGAAACAGGTTTACAACGGTCTGGCGGGTATGTGGCTGGTGGAAGACGAGGTCAGCAAGAATCTACCGATCCCCAATCATTACGGCGTTGATGACTTTCCGGTGATTATTCAGGACAAACGCCTGGATAACTTCGGCACGCCGGAGTATAGCGAACCTGGAAGTGGCGGCTTTGTTGGCGACACACTGTTGGTTAACGGTGTGCAGAGCCCGTATGTCGAAGTGTCGCGCGGCTGGGTGCGTCTGCGACTGCTGAACGCCTCCAATTCCCGGCGCTATCAGCTGCAGATGAGTGATGGCCGGCTGCTGCATGTCATTTCCGGCGACCAGGGGTTCCTGCCGGCGCCGGTTTCGCTCAAGCAGCTGTCGCTGGCCCCAGGGGAACGGCGTGAAATTCTGGTCGATATGACCAACGGTGATGAAGTGTCCATTACCTGTGGCGAAGCGGCGAGCATTGTCGACCGTATCCGCGGCTTTTTTGAACCGTCCAGCATTCTGGTTTCCACGCTGGTGCTGACGCTACGCCCGACCGGACTGCTGCCGCTGGTGACCGACAGTCTGCCGGTGCGTCTGCTACCGACCGAGTTGCTCTCCGGCACGCCAATCCGCAGCCGGGATATCACTCTCGGTGACGATCCGGGCATCAACGGCCAGCTATGGGATCCGCAGCGTATCGATATCACGGCGCAGCAGGGGACCTGGGAGCGCTGGACGGTGCGTGCCGACCGCCCGCAGTCGTTCCATATTGAAGGGGTGATGTTCCAGATCCGAAACGTCAACGGCTCGTCTCCTTTCCCGGAAGATCGCGGCTGGAAGGACACCGTGTGGGTCGATGGGCAGGTTGAGCTGCTGGTCTACTACGCCCAACCGTCGTGGCCGCACTTCCCGTTCCAGTATCTGAGCCAGACGCTGGAGCTTGCCGATCGCGGTTCGATTGGCCAGATGCTGGTGAATCCCGCGCCGTAATCTCTTTGACCCTGGCCGGCGCACGGTCAGGGTTTGAGAAAATCCTCCTTCATTTCCACTATCATTCCGGCTTATAATCCACGCCCTTTTGGTTATTTTTTTATCATTTTCCCCGGAAGCAATATGAGCGCAATATCCCTGATCCAACCGGATCGTGACCTTTTTTCCTGGCCGCAATACTGGGCTGCCTGTTTTGGCCCTGCGCCCTTTTTACCGATGTCGCGTGAAGAGATGGATCAACTTGGCTGGGATAGCTGCGACATTATTCTGGTCACCGGCGACGCCTACGTCGACCACCCGAGCTTCGGGATGGCTATCTGCGGCCGCATGCTGGAAGCGCAGGGTTTCCGGGTAGGGATCATCTCCCAGCCGGACTGGAACAGCAAAGACGACTTTATGCGTCTGGGCAAACCGAACCTGTTCTTCGGCGTGACCGCCGGCAACATGGACTCCATGATCAACCGTTACACCGCCGACCGTAAGCTGCGTCATGACGATGCCTATACGGCGGGTAACGTGGCGGGCAAACGTCCGGACCGCGCCACCCTCGTCTACACCCAGCGCTGTAAAGAGGCGTGGAAAGATGTGCCGGTGATCCTCGGCGGCATCGAAGCCAGCCTGCGCCGTACCGCCCACTATGATTACTGGTCCGACACTGTGCGCCGCTCGGTGCTGGTGGACGCTAAAGCCGATATGCTGATGTTCGGCAACGGCGAGCGCCCGCTGGTGGAAGTGGCCCATCGCCTGGCGATGGGTGAAACCATCGATCAGATCCGCGATGTGCGCAATACCGCCATCATGGTAAAAGAGGCGCTACCGGGCTGGAGCGGCGTGGATTCCACCCGTCTGGATACGCCCGGTAAAATTGACCCCATCCCCCATCCGTATGGTGAGGATCTGCCGTGCGCCGATAACAAACCGGTCGCGCCGAAAAAACAGGAAGCGAAAAGCATTACCGTGCAGCCGCCGCGGCCCAAACCATGGGAAAAAACCTATGTGCTGCTGCCCTCCTTCGAGAAGGTGAAAGGCGATAAAGTCCTGTACGCTCACGCCTCGCGTATTTTGCACCACGAAACCAACCCTGGCTGCGCCCGGGCGCTGATGCAAAAGCATGGCGAGCGCTATATCTGGATCAACCCGCCGGCAATCCCGCTCTCCACCGAAGAGATGGACAGCGTCTTCGCGCTGCCATACAAGCGTGTGCCGCATCCTTCCTACGGCGATGCGCGTATCCCGGCGTATGAGATGATTCGCTTCTCAATCAATATTATGCGCGGCTGCTTCGGCGGCTGTTCGTTCTGCTCGATCACCGAGCACGAGGGACGCATTATCCAGAGCCGTTCTGAGGATTCGATCATTAATGAGATCGAGGCCATTCGCGACACCGTGCCCGGCTTTACCGGCGTGATCTCCGATCTCGGCGGGCCAACGGCCAACATGTATATGCTGCGCTGTAAATCGCCACGCGCTGAGCAGACCTGCCGCCGTCTCTCCTGCGTCTATCCGGATATTTGCCCGCACATGGATACCAACCATGAGCCGACGATCAATCTTTATCGCCGTGCCCGTGAGCTGAAGGGCATCAAGAAGATCCTCATTGCCTCCGGGGTACGCTATGACATCGCGGTCGAAGATCCGCGCTATATCAAAGAGCTGGCGACTCACCACGTCGGCGGCTATCTGAAGATCGCCCCGGAGCATACCGAAGAGGGGCCGCTGTCGAAGATGATGAAGCCGGGGATGGGCAGCTACGACCGCTTTAAAGAGCTGTTCGACACCTATTCAAAGCAGGCGGGTAAAGAGCAGTATCTGATCCCGTACTTTATCTCCGCCCACCCGGGGACCCGTGATGAAGATATGGTGAACCTGGCGCTGTGGCTGAAGAAGCACCGCTTCCGTCTCGATCAGGTGCAGAACTTCTATCCGTCGCCGCTGGCGAACTCGACCACCATGTATTACACCGGCAAGAACCCGCTGGGTAAAATTGGTTATAAGAGCGAAGAGGTGGTAGTGCCGAAGGGCGATAAACAGCGCCGTCTGCATAAAGCGCTGCTGCGCTACCACGATCCGGCAAACTGGCCGCTGATCCGTCAGGCGCTGGAGGCGATGGGCAAGAAGCACCTG is a genomic window containing:
- the plsC gene encoding 1-acylglycerol-3-phosphate O-acyltransferase, translated to MLFIFRVIFVVIYCIVVCVLGCLYCLFSPRNPKHVATFGHLFGRLSPVFGLKVELRKPADAESYGNAIYIANHQNNYDMVTASNIVQAPTVTVGKKSLLWIPFFGQLYWLTGNLLIDRNNRTKAHGTIAEVVNAFKKRKISFWMFPEGTRSRGRGLLPFKTGAFHAAIAAGVPIIPVCVSNTSNKIKLNRWNNGLVIVEMLPPVDTTQFGKDNVRALATHCRELMAAKIAELDNEVAEREAAGKQ
- the ftsP gene encoding cell division protein FtsP, translated to MSLSRRQFIKASGVALCAGAAPLKAHAAGQQPALPVPPLLESRRGQPLFLTLQRSHWSFTPGTRTPVWGINGRYMGPTIRVWNGDDVKLIYSNRLTENVAMTIRGLQVPGPLIGGAARMMSPNADWAPVLPIRQSAATLWYQANTPNRMAKQVYNGLAGMWLVEDEVSKNLPIPNHYGVDDFPVIIQDKRLDNFGTPEYSEPGSGGFVGDTLLVNGVQSPYVEVSRGWVRLRLLNASNSRRYQLQMSDGRLLHVISGDQGFLPAPVSLKQLSLAPGERREILVDMTNGDEVSITCGEAASIVDRIRGFFEPSSILVSTLVLTLRPTGLLPLVTDSLPVRLLPTELLSGTPIRSRDITLGDDPGINGQLWDPQRIDITAQQGTWERWTVRADRPQSFHIEGVMFQIRNVNGSSPFPEDRGWKDTVWVDGQVELLVYYAQPSWPHFPFQYLSQTLELADRGSIGQMLVNPAP
- a CDS encoding YgiQ family radical SAM protein; this translates as MRKSSFISTIIPAYNPRPFGYFFIIFPGSNMSAISLIQPDRDLFSWPQYWAACFGPAPFLPMSREEMDQLGWDSCDIILVTGDAYVDHPSFGMAICGRMLEAQGFRVGIISQPDWNSKDDFMRLGKPNLFFGVTAGNMDSMINRYTADRKLRHDDAYTAGNVAGKRPDRATLVYTQRCKEAWKDVPVILGGIEASLRRTAHYDYWSDTVRRSVLVDAKADMLMFGNGERPLVEVAHRLAMGETIDQIRDVRNTAIMVKEALPGWSGVDSTRLDTPGKIDPIPHPYGEDLPCADNKPVAPKKQEAKSITVQPPRPKPWEKTYVLLPSFEKVKGDKVLYAHASRILHHETNPGCARALMQKHGERYIWINPPAIPLSTEEMDSVFALPYKRVPHPSYGDARIPAYEMIRFSINIMRGCFGGCSFCSITEHEGRIIQSRSEDSIINEIEAIRDTVPGFTGVISDLGGPTANMYMLRCKSPRAEQTCRRLSCVYPDICPHMDTNHEPTINLYRRARELKGIKKILIASGVRYDIAVEDPRYIKELATHHVGGYLKIAPEHTEEGPLSKMMKPGMGSYDRFKELFDTYSKQAGKEQYLIPYFISAHPGTRDEDMVNLALWLKKHRFRLDQVQNFYPSPLANSTTMYYTGKNPLGKIGYKSEEVVVPKGDKQRRLHKALLRYHDPANWPLIRQALEAMGKKHLIGSRRDCLVPAPTLDEMREARRQNRHTRPALTKHTPIVHQRSNGGATAKKPVKRGKVAGR